In Bythopirellula goksoeyrii, a single window of DNA contains:
- a CDS encoding transposase domain-containing protein, which translates to MSLDSWGPGETPGPTPLFAGNDRAGANHARLWSLIASCERHGVDPQRYLTSVLAKIGQTSAAELAQFLPDVWKADDEAEPVAGQ; encoded by the coding sequence CCGGGTGAAACTCCCGGGCCTACACCACTGTTTGCCGGCAACGACCGGGCCGGTGCGAACCACGCGCGGCTGTGGAGTCTGATCGCCAGTTGCGAACGGCACGGTGTCGATCCGCAGCGGTATCTGACCAGCGTGCTGGCCAAGATCGGCCAGACGTCGGCAGCCGAGCTCGCGCAGTTCCTACCCGACGTCTGGAAGGCCGACGACGAGGCCGAGCCGGTGGCGGGGCAGTAA
- a CDS encoding helix-turn-helix transcriptional regulator produces MGEPSSLRLSDMRAIFQLVGQCRELRLDSTIWRRHMLVELAGLTGGQVAMGGPAALRGNQLQPDPAPLVDLGWNGERERGVFEQFLQHGVHQHDPSLTSFGKQIASLSRSHNLLTRSRSQLASDRSWYNSQAYCDYRRKSGTDDSMMSVARLPDGQWHAILLCRPPGEKRFSDRDLQLLNLFHDELRPYLQTELAPPESNPVSSLTPRLREVLDCLLEGEAEKQTALRLGLSPQTVNQYVKAIYRSLKVHSRAELMALVLRNPFTR; encoded by the coding sequence ATGGGTGAACCAAGCAGCTTACGCCTGAGCGACATGCGGGCCATCTTTCAACTCGTGGGGCAGTGTCGTGAGTTGCGGCTCGACTCGACCATCTGGCGGCGACACATGCTTGTCGAACTCGCGGGGCTCACTGGCGGGCAGGTCGCCATGGGGGGACCCGCCGCGCTGCGGGGCAATCAACTGCAGCCCGACCCCGCGCCGCTGGTCGATCTTGGATGGAATGGCGAACGCGAACGTGGCGTGTTCGAGCAGTTCCTCCAGCACGGCGTGCATCAACACGATCCATCTTTGACTTCCTTTGGCAAACAGATTGCCAGCCTGTCGCGGAGCCACAATCTCCTCACACGCAGCCGCTCGCAGCTTGCCAGTGATCGCAGTTGGTACAATAGCCAAGCATATTGCGACTACCGACGGAAATCGGGAACGGACGATTCTATGATGTCCGTCGCCAGGCTGCCCGACGGGCAGTGGCACGCAATTCTGCTCTGTCGCCCACCCGGCGAGAAGAGATTCTCCGATCGGGATCTCCAACTGCTAAACTTGTTTCACGACGAGCTGAGGCCATATCTTCAAACCGAGTTGGCCCCGCCAGAAAGCAATCCGGTTTCTAGCCTGACGCCCCGTTTGAGGGAAGTGCTCGATTGCCTGCTAGAAGGAGAGGCCGAGAAGCAAACGGCCCTGCGGCTCGGCCTTTCGCCTCAGACGGTCAATCAATACGTGAAGGCAATCTACCGCAGCTTAAAGGTACACAGCCGCGCCGAGCTGATGGCCCTTGTACTTCGCAATCCGTTTACTAGATAG